A window of Excalfactoria chinensis isolate bCotChi1 chromosome Z, bCotChi1.hap2, whole genome shotgun sequence contains these coding sequences:
- the ZNF532 gene encoding zinc finger protein 532, producing the protein MTMGDMKTPDFDDLLAAFDIPDMVDPKAAIESGHDDHESQIKQNAHTDEDSHTPSSSDVGVSVIVKNVRTIDSSEGVDKDGHHSTGNGLHNGFLTSSALDSYSKDEGKPFKDDGSASETTLKDSAFNQFSPISSAEEFDDDEKIEVDDPPDKEEMRANFRTNILTGSVSQQEYDKLKALGGENLIKSGISVSSSIDKNKVAKRETETNSVNLSIYEPFKARKAEDKLLKDSSEKLLDNRVLDGKLGAEKSETSLASISQSKAKSSAKLSSCIAAIAALSAKKAATDTSKDLQSNSRESSPLPKDMSESPRTTEKSPESQSLIDGAKKPSVKLPDSPRSVSSENSSKGSPSSPAGSTPAIPKVRIKTIKTSSGEIKRTVTRVLPEVDLDSSKKTEQTASMVTSMTSLLSSPTSAAVLSSPPRAPLQSAVVTNAVASAELAPKQVTIKPVATAFLPVSAVKTAGSQVINLKLANNTTVKATVISAASVQSASSAIIKAASAIQQQTVVVPASSLASAKLVPKTVHLANLNLLPQGAQTTSELRQVLTKPQQQIKQAIISAAASQPSKKVSRVQVVSSLQSSVVEAFNKVLSSVNPVPVYIPNLSPPASAGITLPTRGYKCLECGDSFALEKSLTQHYDRRSVRIEVTCNHCTKNLVFYNKCSLLSHARGHKEKGVVMQCSHLILKPVPADQMIASPSSNTATPMLQSPAGAGSHTVAKIQSGITGTVISAPASTPIVPAMPLDEDPSKLCRHGLKCLECSEVFQDETSLATHFQQAADTSGQKTCNICQMLLPNQCSFASHQRIHQHKSPYTCPECGAICRSVHFQTHVTKNCLHYTRRVGFRCVHCNVVYSDVAALKSHIQGSHCEVFYKCPICPMAFKSAPSTHSHAYTQHPGIKIGEPKIIYKCSMCDTVFTLQPLLYRHFDQHIENQKVSVFKCPDCSLLYAQKQLMMDHIKSMHGTLKSVEGPPNLGINLPLSTKPTNQNSASHKEDTKSINGTEKLEKKSPSPLKKGEPKRVSSRGWTCWDCDRFFTQRDVYISHMRKEHGKQMKKHPCRQCDKSFSSSHSLCRHNRIKHKGIRKVYTCSHCPDSRRTFTKRLMLEKHIQLMHGIKDPDVKEMAESTNMEEREVKEDAKVPSPKRKLEEPVLEFRPPRGAITQPLKKLKINVFKVHKCAVCGFTTENLLQFHEHIPQHKSDGSSYQCRECGLCYTSHVSLSRHLFIVHKLKEPQPVSKQNGSGEDNQQENKPNHEDEPTDSAVSDRRCKVCAKTFETEAALNTHMRTHGMAFIKSKRMSSAEK; encoded by the exons ATGACCATGGGGGATATGAAGACCCCAGATTTTGACGATCTCCTTGCAGCCTTTGACATACCAGACATGGTTGACCCAAAAGCAGCTATTGAATCTGGACATGATGACCATGAAAGCcagataaaacaaaatgcacacaCGGATGAAGATTCTCATACGCCATCATCATCTGATGTTGGTGTGAGTGTCATTGTGAAAAATGTACGTACCATTGATTCTTCTGAAGGAGTTGACAAGGACGGCCACCATTCCACAGGCAATGGCTTGCACAACGGCTTTCTGACATCCTCAGCTCTTGATAGTTACAGTAAAGATGAAGGGAAGCCATTTAAAGATGATGGGTCGGCTTCTGAGACAACACTGAAGGATTCGGCTTTCAACCAGTTTAGTCCAATTTCAAGTGCTGAAGAATTTGATGATGATGAAAAAATTGAGGTAGATGACCCTCCGGACAAAGAAGAGATGCGtgcaaatttcagaacaaatatCTTGACAGGTTCTGTATCTCAGCAGGAATATGACAAACTAAAGGCACTTGGGGGAGAGAACTTGATTAAATCTGGTATCTCAGTTTCAAGTAGTatagataaaaataaagttgCTAAGCGGGAAACAGAGACCAACTCTGTGAACTTAAGTATTTATGAGCCTTTCAAAGCTCGCAAAGCAGAGGACAAATTGCTAAAAGACAGTTCTGAGAAGCTCCTTGACAACAGAGTACTTGATGGAAAACTGGGTGCTGAAAAAAGTGAAACAAGTCTTGCCAGCATTTCGCAGTCCAAAGCAAAGTCATCGGCAAAGCTTTCTTCGTGCATTGCTGCGATTGCAGCACTGAGTGCTAAAAAGGCAGCTACAGATACCAGTAAGGATTTGCAGTCTAATTCCAGAGAGTCTTCTCCTTTGCCAAAAGATATGAGTGAAAGTCCCCGGACTACTGAAAAATCACCTGAATCTCAGAGTCTTATTGATGGTGCTAAAAAGCCATCTGTTAAACTGCCTGATAGTCCCAGAAGTGTATCGAGTGAAAACAGTAGCAAAGGGTCTCCGTCTTCTCCTGCAGGGTCCACACCAGCTATTCCTAAAGTTCGTATAAAAACCATCAAGACTTCCTCGGGGGAGATCAAGAGGACTGTAACTAGAGTGTTGCCAGAAGTTGATTTGGACTCAAGTAAAAAAACAGAGCAGACTGCTTCTATGGTAACTTCCATGACATCCCTCCTGTCCTCAccaacttctgctgctgttctttcctctcctcctaGAGCTCCTCTCCAGTCTGCAGTCGTTACCAATGCAGTTGCATCTGCAGAACTCGCACCAAAGCAGGTCACTATCAAACCTGTGGCTACTGCCTTCCTCCCAgtttcagcagtgaaaacagcagGTTCACAAGTAATTAATTTGAAGCTTGCTAACAATACTACAGTGAAAGCCACTGTTATATCTGCTGCTTCCGTGCAGAGTGCCAGTAGCGCCATTATAAAAGCTGCCAGTGCCATACAGCAGCAGACTGTTGTGGTGCCAGCATCAAGCCTTGCGAGTGCTAAACTTGTGCCAAAGACGGTCCATCTTGCCAACCTTAATCTTCTGCCTCAGGGTGCTCAAACCACCTCTGAACTCCGACAAGTGCTAACGAAACCTCAGCAACAAATAAAGCAGGCAATAATATCTGCAGCAGCCTCACAGCCTTCTAAAAAGGTGTCTCGAGTCCAGGTGGTGTCATCTCTACAGAGTTCTGTAGTGGAGGCGTTCAATAAGGTGCTGAGTAGCGTCAACCCTGTCCCAGTTTACATCCCCAACCTTAGTCCCCCTGCCAGCGCTGGAATAACGTTGCCCACACGAGGTTACAAGTGTTTGGAGTGCGGTGACTCCTTCGCTCTTGAGAAGAGCCTGACTCAGCATTACGACAGGAGGAGCGTGCGAATCGAAGTGACTTGTAACCATTGCACAAAGAATTTAGTTTTCTACAACAAATGTAGTCTTCTTTCCCATGCTCGCGGGCACAAGGAGAAAGGAGTTGTAATGCAGTGTTCACACCTGATTCTAAAGCCAGTCCCAGCAGATCAAATGATAGCATCTCCTTCAAGCAATACTGCTACACCCATGCTTCAAAGCCCAGCAGGAGCTGGCTCGCACACTGTAGCTAAGATACAGTCTGGCATAACGGGAACAGTCATATCAGCCCCAGCAAGTACACCCATCGTCCCAGCCATGCCACTAGATGAAGATCCATCAAAACTCTGTAGGCATGGTCTAAAGTGTTTGGAGTGCAGTGAAGTTTTCCAAGATGAGACATCTCTTGCTACACAtttccagcaggctgcagaCACAAGTGGACAA AAGACATGCAATATCTGCCAGATGCTGCTTCCTAACCAGTGCAGTTTTGCATCACACCAGAGAATTCATCAGCATAAATCTCCATACACGTGTCCTGAATGTGGAGCAATCTGCAGATCTGTCCACTTCCAGACTCATGTCACTAAGAACTGCCTGCATTATACTCGAAGAGTTGGTTTTCG CTGCGTGCATTGCAATGTTGTATACTCTGATGTGGCGGCACTCAAGTCTCACATTCAAGGTTCTCATTGCGAAGTCTTTTACAAATGTCCTATCTGTCCCATGGCATTTAAatctgctcccagcacacaTTCCCATGCCTATACACAACACCCGGGTATCAAGATAGGCGAACCAAA AATAATATATAAATGCTCTATGTGTGACACTGTGTTTACTCTACAACCTTTGCTCTATCGCCACTTTGATCAGCACATTGAAAACCAGAAGGTGTCTGTTTTCAAGTGTCCAGACTGTTCTCTTCTGTATGCACAGAAACAGCTTATGATGGATCATATCAAG tCCATGCATGGAACTTTGAAAAGTGTTGAAGGGCCACCAAACCTGGGGATAAATTTACCTCTTAGTACGAAACCCACGAATCAGAACTCAGCCAGCCACAAGGAGGACACAAAATCCATCAACGGAACAGAAAAGTTAGAGAAGAAATCTCCTTCTCCTTTAAAGAAAGGAGAGCCTAAGAGAGTCAGCAGCCGTGGCTGGACGTGTTGGGACTGCGATAGGTTCTTCACGCAGAGAGACGTTTACATCTCCCACATGAGGAAAGAACATGGAAAg caaatgaagaaacacCCTTGTCGACAGTGCGACAAATCTTTCAGCTCATCCCATAGTTTATGTCGTCACAACCGTATCAAGCACAAAGGCATTAGGAAGGTTTATACCTGCTC GCACTGCCCAGACTCCAGACGTACCTTTACCAAACGACTGATGCTGGAAAAACATATTCAGTTGATGCACGGCATTAAAGACCCCGATGTCAAAGAAATGGCTGAATCGACTAATATGGAGGAAAGGGAAGTAAAAGAAGATGCAAAG GTTCCTAGCCCAAAGCGTAAGTTGGAAGAACCTGTCCTGGAATTCAGGCCTCCTCGAGGTGCAATCACGCAGCCACTGAAGAAGCTAAAAATCAATGTTTTTAAGGTTCACAAGTGCGCTGTCTGCGGCTTCACAACAGAAAATCTCCTCCAGTTTCACGAACATATTCCTCAGCATAAATCTGACGGCTCTTCGTACCAGTGCAGGGAGTGTGGACTCTGCTACACATCTCACGTGTCTCTCTCCAGGCACCTCTTCATCGTACACAAGCTGAAGGAGCCGCAGCCAGTATCAAAGCAGAACGGGTCTGGGGAGGATAATCAGCAAGAGAACAAACCCAACCACGAGGACGAGCCGACCGACAGCGCGGTGTCAGACAGGAGATGCAAAGTGTGTGCAAAGACTTTTGAAACTGAAGCGGCCTTAAATACTCACATGAGAACACACGGCATGGCCTTCATCAAGTCGAAAAGGATGAGCTCGGCCGAGAAGTGA